GCCGCCATACCTGCCGTCGAACGCGTCCTGAACCTGGTCGGTCTCGACACCGTCATCGCCTGTCACCTCACCCTCGAAGATGCCCTCACCGGCTGACCACGGCCTCACCCCGACCGGCCAGGACCCTTCGGCGCCGTATGTGCTTGGTGCCGGACCTGAGCCGACCATGGGCGGGAGTGGGAGATCACCGGTCTTGAGCCCGGTGGCAGGACGGTGACAATCGGGACGGATCCGTAGCGGACGTACAGGGCAACGCTCACGGGTGGTGGCGGGTCGTACGGGGGGCAAGGGCACAAGCCCGCGCATTCAACGGGGGAACCAATGGGGGAAACCATGCAGATCCGTACCCGAGGCATCCGTACCACCGTGGCCGCGCTGGCGGCCGTGGCCGGTGTCGCCGCAGCCGTCGTCCCGGCCGCCGCCGCCACGCCGACTTCCGACACACCCCGGTTCCTGGAGCCGGCCGACCTGCCGCCCCACCCGTCCTCGCCGTGGTACGCCGCAGCGGTCACGGCCGGCCAGCCCGACCCGCTGCCGATGTGCGTGGGCGACGCGCTGCCGTCCACCACCACGCACCGGGAGTACTGGACGGAGTACGACACGAACGCCCAGCAGCTCACGGTCGAAGGGCGCAGCGAACAGTGGGCGAAGGACTTCGCGGCGCTGCTGCGCAAGGACCTGGCCGGCTGCGCGAAGAAGCTCATGCAGCAGGACCCGGACATCACGGCGACGCAGAAGTACTACGGCCGGCTGAACGTCGAGGAGGGCGCCGACGTCTACGGCATCCACACAGTCTCCGCCTGGGGCTCCTCCGACATCGGCCTCTTCTCGGTCGGCCGCGACGGCGCCACCGTGACGGTCGTGCGGTGGGGCCAGATGGGCACCTTCCAGCACGCCCAGGTGGCCGACTTCAAGGCCACGACCGTCACAGCGGTGAACAAACTGTACTGAGCGCCGGCCCTGAACCCTGAACCAGCAGGCCAAGGGCCATCAGCCCGACAGGGGACTTTGCGCAAGCGTTCGGGGAACGATCACAGCGACCGTTCCCCGAACGGAAGCCGGCGGGCTCACGGATGCGAGCGGCAGACGTGGCGTACGCCGTGGCGCTGCTCATCAGCAGCGCCACCCACAGGCCCCGGGGACTCCCGCAGTTTGATCAATCTCAAGTTGGCCGCGACCCACTTGGTCCGTGGGCCACCTGCTACCAGGCTACCGAACCCCTCGCTCCGTGGGTTCAGAAACTTCCCAATGTCGTTGTTAAGCCGAGGCACTTCAGCCCCTCGCCGTCAGGTCCTGGCGTCATCGGTGTTGCCGGGCGGTGGGGGGAGGGTCACGGTTTCTTCGACGACGGCGCGGGCCAGGTCCGCGATGCGGATCCGGTGCCGGAGGATCATGGCCACCACCGGGCCGTTGCCGCACTCGACGGCGTCGCACAGCGAACCGATGGTCAGCCCCGCTGCTTACAGGCCCGTGCGGCCGGCGACGCCTCCGTCCTGCCCATCGGTTCAGAGCAATCACCGCTGTGAAGCGTTTGCCCACCGCCTCCCGGCGTGCCCCATAGGCCCGTGACGGCCAAGTCGTCCCGGAACAACTGCCTCCCAGTCGGCAGCCGCGGACATCCTTGGCACGTTGCGGGCCGCAGCGTTTTCAAGCAGCGGCTGTCTGCTTCGCCGATTCGGTGGCGCGGCGGTAGGCGGCGTTGATGCGCTGGGCTTCTTCGAGCTGGTCCTCGAGGATGATGATGCGGCAGGCGGCCTCGACGGGGGTGCCGCGGTCGACGAGCTCGCGGGCGCGCGCGGCGATGCGCAGCTGGTAGCGGGAGTAGCGACGGTGTCCGCCGGCGGAGCGCAGCGGGGTGATCAGGCGGGCTTCGCCGATGGCGCGCAGAAAGCCCTGCGTGGTGCCGAGCATCTCGGCGGCCCGGCCCATCGTGTAAGCGGGATAGTCATCGTCATCAAGACGGGTGTACGCGTCGTCTGCTGTCACTTGCACCTCTCTGCACTGTTCGGGGAACACGCTTGAGGGGCCCCGGCGCCGTACGGCACCAGGGCCCCGAAGGAACTGCT
This DNA window, taken from Streptomyces sp. V3I8, encodes the following:
- a CDS encoding MerR family transcriptional regulator, which codes for MTADDAYTRLDDDDYPAYTMGRAAEMLGTTQGFLRAIGEARLITPLRSAGGHRRYSRYQLRIAARARELVDRGTPVEAACRIIILEDQLEEAQRINAAYRRATESAKQTAAA